From a single Staphylococcus epidermidis genomic region:
- a CDS encoding heptaprenylglyceryl phosphate synthase: MYDITKWKHMFKLDPAKSISDENLEALCMSNTDAIIIGGTDDVTEDNVIHLMSRVRRYPLPLVLEVSNVESVMPGFDFYFIPTVMNSKDTKYHNEILLEALKKYGHVINFDEVFFEGYVVLNANSKVAKITKAYTQLGIEDVEAYAQMAEELYRFPIMYVEYSGTYGDVDKVKAIANMLQHTQLFYGGGITNIDKANEMSNIADTIVVGDIIYNDIKKALKTVKIKESNK, encoded by the coding sequence ATGTACGACATAACCAAGTGGAAACATATGTTTAAATTAGATCCGGCTAAATCAATTTCGGATGAAAATTTAGAGGCACTGTGTATGTCTAACACTGATGCAATAATTATTGGTGGGACAGATGATGTAACAGAAGATAATGTTATTCATTTAATGAGTAGAGTAAGACGTTATCCGTTACCACTTGTCTTAGAAGTTTCGAATGTAGAAAGTGTGATGCCTGGTTTTGATTTCTATTTTATTCCAACAGTCATGAATAGTAAGGATACAAAATATCATAACGAAATTTTACTAGAAGCCCTTAAAAAATATGGACATGTGATTAATTTTGATGAAGTTTTTTTCGAGGGATATGTCGTTCTAAACGCAAATAGTAAAGTTGCAAAAATTACCAAAGCTTATACTCAATTAGGTATAGAAGATGTCGAAGCATATGCACAAATGGCAGAAGAATTATATCGATTTCCAATCATGTACGTAGAATATAGTGGCACATATGGAGATGTTGATAAGGTTAAAGCGATTGCAAATATGCTTCAACATACTCAATTATTTTATGGCGGTGGTATAACAAACATTGACAAAGCTAACGAAATGTCTAACATTGCGGATACCATTGTTGTCGGCGATATTATATATAACGACATTAAAAAAGCATTAAAAACTGTAAAGATAAAGGAGTCTAATAAATGA
- the pcrA gene encoding DNA helicase PcrA, with translation MNALVKNMNSEQSEAVRTTEGPLLIMAGAGSGKTRVLTHRIAYLLDEKDVSPYNILAITFTNKAAKEMKARVEHLVGEEAQVIWMSTFHSMCVRILRRDADRIGIERNFTIIDPTDQKSVIKDVLKSENIDSKRFEPRMFIGAISNLKNELKTPEDAQKEANDFHSQMVATVYKGYQRQLSRNEALDFDDLIMTTINLFERVPETLEYYQNKFQYIHVDEYQDTNKAQYTLVKLLANKFKNLCVVGDSDQSIYGWRGADIQNILSFEEDYPEAKTIFLEQNYRSTKNILNAANEVIKHNSERKPKGLWTANSGGDKIQYYEAMTERDEAEYVVKEIMKHQRSGKKYSEMAILYRTNAQSRVLEETFMKSNIPYTMVGGQKFYDRKEIKDLLSYLRVIANSNDDISLQRIINVPKRGIGPSSVEKIQTYALQNNISMFDALAEVDFIGLSKKVTQECISFYEMIQNLIKEQEFLEISEIVDEVLQKSGYRDMLDREQSIESRSRLENLDEFMSVPKDYEENTPLEEQSLINFLTDLSLVADIDEADTQNGVTLMTMHSAKGLEFPIVFIMGMEESLFPHIRAIKSEDDHEMEEERRICYVAITRAEELLYITNATTRMLFGRSQSNMPSRFLKEIPEDLLDSHTGQKRQTIYPKSQPKRGFSKRTTSTKKQVSSSDWKVGDKVMHKAWGEGMVSNVNEKNGSVELDIIFKSEGPKRLLAQFAPITKKEDS, from the coding sequence ATGAATGCGCTAGTAAAAAATATGAATTCAGAGCAAAGTGAAGCGGTTAGAACAACAGAAGGCCCATTGCTTATTATGGCAGGTGCTGGATCAGGAAAGACACGTGTGTTAACACATCGCATTGCGTATTTATTAGATGAAAAAGATGTATCACCTTATAATATTTTAGCTATTACGTTTACAAATAAAGCAGCTAAAGAAATGAAGGCGCGTGTCGAACATCTTGTGGGAGAAGAAGCGCAAGTGATTTGGATGTCCACTTTTCACTCTATGTGTGTAAGAATTCTGAGAAGAGATGCTGATCGTATTGGCATTGAAAGAAATTTCACTATCATTGATCCTACCGATCAAAAATCAGTGATTAAAGATGTATTGAAAAGTGAAAATATAGACAGTAAGCGATTTGAGCCACGTATGTTTATTGGTGCAATTAGCAATTTGAAAAATGAATTAAAAACACCTGAGGATGCTCAAAAAGAGGCGAATGATTTTCACTCTCAAATGGTTGCAACGGTTTACAAAGGTTATCAAAGACAGTTATCACGTAATGAAGCACTCGACTTTGATGATTTAATTATGACAACTATTAATTTATTTGAACGTGTACCCGAAACTCTAGAATACTATCAAAATAAATTTCAATATATACATGTAGATGAGTATCAAGATACCAATAAAGCACAATATACCTTAGTAAAACTATTAGCAAACAAATTTAAAAATTTATGTGTTGTTGGTGATTCTGACCAATCTATTTATGGTTGGAGAGGAGCTGATATACAAAATATTTTATCTTTTGAAGAGGACTATCCTGAGGCAAAGACAATTTTCCTCGAACAGAACTATCGTTCAACTAAGAATATTTTAAATGCTGCAAATGAAGTTATAAAACATAATTCTGAACGTAAACCTAAAGGTCTATGGACTGCAAATTCTGGAGGAGACAAAATTCAGTATTATGAAGCTATGACTGAAAGAGATGAAGCAGAATACGTTGTTAAAGAAATAATGAAGCATCAACGCAGTGGTAAAAAATATAGTGAAATGGCTATATTATATAGAACAAATGCCCAATCACGTGTACTTGAGGAAACATTTATGAAATCAAATATTCCTTATACAATGGTTGGGGGTCAAAAGTTCTATGACCGTAAAGAAATTAAAGATTTACTTAGTTATTTAAGAGTTATTGCTAATAGCAATGATGATATTAGTTTGCAACGTATTATTAACGTGCCTAAACGTGGTATTGGACCTTCATCTGTTGAAAAAATCCAAACCTATGCACTTCAAAATAATATAAGTATGTTTGACGCATTGGCTGAGGTAGATTTTATAGGTCTCTCTAAAAAGGTAACTCAAGAATGTATCAGTTTTTATGAAATGATTCAAAATTTAATCAAAGAACAAGAATTTCTCGAAATTAGTGAAATCGTAGATGAAGTACTACAAAAATCAGGCTATAGAGACATGCTTGATCGAGAACAAAGTATTGAATCACGAAGTCGATTAGAAAACTTAGATGAATTTATGTCTGTACCTAAAGATTATGAGGAAAATACTCCTTTAGAGGAACAATCACTTATTAATTTTCTAACAGATTTATCATTAGTTGCTGATATTGACGAAGCAGATACACAGAATGGTGTAACATTGATGACAATGCATTCAGCAAAAGGTCTTGAATTTCCTATAGTTTTTATTATGGGAATGGAGGAGTCGTTGTTCCCACATATCAGAGCAATAAAAAGTGAAGATGATCATGAAATGGAAGAGGAACGTCGTATTTGTTATGTAGCAATTACACGAGCAGAAGAGTTGCTTTATATCACAAATGCAACGACCAGAATGTTGTTTGGTCGTTCTCAATCCAATATGCCATCTCGATTTTTAAAAGAAATCCCAGAAGACCTACTTGATAGTCATACCGGTCAAAAAAGACAAACTATATATCCCAAATCTCAACCTAAAAGAGGTTTTAGTAAGCGTACTACATCAACTAAAAAACAAGTTTCATCATCTGATTGGAAAGTAGGAGATAAAGTTATGCATAAAGCATGGGGTGAAGGGATGGTTAGTAACGTGAATGAAAAAAATGGATCTGTAGAGTTGGATATTATATTTAAATCAGAAGGTCCAAAACGATTATTAGCTCAGTTCGCACCAATAACAAAGAAGGAGGACTCATAG
- the ligA gene encoding NAD-dependent DNA ligase LigA gives MQGVKKRVEKLHDLLNQYSYEYYVQDNPSVPDSEYDKLLHELIEIEEKYPEFKSTDSPTVRVGGEAQSSFEKVNHDTPMLSLGNAFNEEDLRKFDQRIRDSIGKVEYMCELKIDGLAVSLKYENGRFVQGLTRGDGTTGEDITENLRTIHAIPLKIKEPLNFEVRGEAYMPRRSFIHLNNEKEQNGEQPFANPRNAAAGSLRQLDSKLAAKRKLSVFLYSVNDLTEFNATTQSEALEELDQLGFKTNQERERVSDIEGVLNYIEKWTSKRGSLSYDIDGIVIKVNDLSQQEEMGYTQKSPRWAIAYKFPAEEVITKLLDIELSIGRTGVVTPTAILEPVKVAGTTVSRASLHNEDLIHERDIRIGDSVVIKKAGDIIPEVVKSILDRRPNESEIYHMPTHCPSCGHELVRIEGEVALRCINPKCQAQLIEGLIHFVSRQAMNIDGLGTKIIHQLYENQLIKDVADIFYLKEEDLLPLERMGKKKVDNLLLAIEKSKEQSLEHLLFGLGIRHLGVKASQVLAERYETMDQLFKVTESELIEIQDIGDKLAQSVVTYLENSDIRSLIEKLSNKNVNMSYKGIKTTEIEGHPDFSGKTIVLTGKLEQMTRNEASEWLKMQGAKVTNSVTKSTDIVIAGADAGSKLAKAEKYGTEIWTEAAFIEKQNGI, from the coding sequence ATGCAAGGTGTTAAAAAGCGTGTGGAAAAATTACATGACTTATTGAATCAATATAGTTATGAATATTATGTACAAGATAATCCCTCAGTGCCTGACAGTGAGTATGATAAGTTATTACATGAGCTGATTGAAATTGAAGAAAAATATCCAGAATTCAAATCGACAGACTCTCCAACAGTGCGTGTGGGTGGCGAAGCTCAGTCTTCTTTTGAAAAAGTAAATCACGACACGCCTATGTTAAGTTTAGGTAATGCTTTTAATGAAGAAGATTTAAGAAAATTTGATCAACGTATTCGTGATAGTATTGGTAAGGTCGAATACATGTGTGAACTTAAAATAGATGGTTTGGCTGTTTCGCTCAAATATGAAAATGGTCGTTTTGTTCAAGGACTTACACGTGGTGATGGTACGACAGGTGAGGATATCACTGAAAATCTAAGAACTATACATGCTATACCACTAAAAATTAAAGAACCTCTCAATTTTGAGGTCCGTGGGGAAGCTTATATGCCACGTCGTTCATTCATTCATTTGAATAATGAAAAAGAACAAAATGGTGAACAACCTTTTGCAAATCCACGAAACGCTGCTGCAGGCTCTTTAAGACAACTTGACTCTAAACTAGCTGCGAAAAGAAAGTTAAGCGTCTTCTTATATAGTGTGAATGACCTAACCGAGTTTAATGCAACAACACAAAGTGAAGCGCTAGAGGAATTGGACCAATTAGGTTTTAAAACTAACCAAGAACGTGAACGAGTATCAGATATTGAGGGCGTACTTAATTATATAGAGAAATGGACAAGCAAAAGAGGATCTTTATCTTACGATATTGATGGTATTGTTATAAAAGTTAACGATTTATCTCAACAAGAGGAAATGGGTTATACGCAAAAATCTCCAAGATGGGCGATTGCTTATAAATTTCCAGCTGAAGAAGTTATTACAAAATTATTGGATATTGAGCTAAGTATTGGGCGTACGGGTGTTGTGACACCAACTGCAATTCTAGAACCTGTAAAAGTAGCTGGTACTACAGTTTCAAGAGCCTCACTTCATAATGAAGATTTAATACATGAAAGAGATATACGTATCGGAGATAGTGTTGTTATTAAAAAAGCCGGGGACATCATCCCTGAAGTTGTAAAAAGTATTTTAGATAGACGACCTAACGAATCGGAAATTTATCATATGCCAACACATTGTCCTAGTTGTGGACATGAATTAGTTCGTATTGAAGGAGAAGTTGCTTTACGTTGTATTAATCCAAAATGTCAGGCACAGCTTATTGAAGGACTTATACATTTCGTTTCAAGACAAGCGATGAATATAGATGGTTTAGGTACTAAAATTATTCATCAGCTATACGAAAATCAGTTAATCAAAGATGTCGCAGATATTTTCTATTTGAAAGAAGAAGATTTATTACCATTAGAGAGAATGGGAAAGAAGAAAGTTGATAATCTTTTATTAGCGATAGAAAAATCTAAAGAACAGTCATTAGAGCATTTATTATTTGGACTGGGTATTAGACATTTAGGTGTAAAAGCTAGTCAAGTACTTGCTGAGCGATATGAAACGATGGATCAACTTTTTAAAGTAACTGAAAGTGAATTAATTGAAATTCAAGATATTGGAGATAAACTTGCACAATCTGTTGTAACATATCTCGAAAATAGTGATATTCGTTCATTAATTGAAAAATTAAGTAATAAAAATGTTAATATGTCTTATAAAGGAATTAAAACAACTGAAATCGAAGGTCATCCTGATTTTAGTGGGAAAACAATTGTATTAACAGGGAAACTCGAGCAAATGACGAGAAATGAAGCATCTGAATGGTTGAAAATGCAAGGTGCTAAAGTTACAAACAGCGTGACTAAAAGTACTGATATTGTCATAGCTGGAGCAGATGCAGGGTCTAAATTAGCCAAAGCTGAGAAGTATGGTACTGAAATTTGGACTGAAGCAGCATTTATTGAAAAACAAAATGGAATCTAA
- a CDS encoding CamS family sex pheromone protein: protein MKRTIFLLMSILLLLTACGDGHKQTSSDKEQSEHKDNHNKNQVKQIATDKKVQGDNYRTILPFKESQARGLLQDNMANGYNGEDFESGLLELSKEIFPTNKYLYQDGQYLDKKTINAYLDPKYTKKEIDKMSEKEKKSKNANENLGLNPSHNGETDEEKIAENSPAYLSNILEQDFYGNSDSKGKNIKGMTIGLAMNSVYYYKKEKDGETFSKDLSDKEIEKQGKQMASEMLSRLRENSDLKDIPIHFAIYKQSSQDSITPGEFIVGTTVEEGKTKINSWDNINEKAALIPSSTAADYDETLNNNFKQFNDNLQSYFSNFTQAVGKVKFVNKKAKQLTVDLPIDYYGQAETIGITQYVTEQAEKYFDKLDEYEIRIKDGNTPRALISKTKDDKEPQVHIYHN, encoded by the coding sequence ATGAAGCGAACAATATTTTTACTCATGTCGATACTGTTATTATTAACGGCTTGCGGAGATGGACATAAACAAACTTCATCAGATAAAGAACAAAGTGAACATAAGGATAACCATAATAAAAATCAAGTGAAACAAATAGCGACTGATAAAAAAGTTCAAGGTGATAACTATAGGACTATATTACCCTTCAAAGAAAGCCAGGCTCGTGGATTATTACAAGATAATATGGCAAATGGTTATAATGGAGAAGATTTTGAAAGTGGTTTACTAGAATTAAGTAAAGAAATCTTTCCAACAAATAAGTATTTATATCAAGATGGACAATATTTAGATAAAAAAACGATTAATGCATACTTAGATCCGAAGTATACGAAAAAAGAAATTGACAAGATGAGCGAAAAAGAAAAGAAAAGCAAAAATGCTAATGAGAATCTTGGACTCAATCCATCTCACAATGGTGAAACAGATGAAGAGAAAATAGCTGAAAATTCTCCAGCCTATCTTTCAAATATACTCGAGCAGGATTTTTATGGAAATAGTGATTCTAAAGGTAAAAATATAAAAGGGATGACAATTGGTTTAGCCATGAATAGTGTTTATTATTACAAAAAAGAGAAAGATGGCGAAACATTTAGTAAAGATTTATCTGATAAAGAGATTGAAAAGCAAGGTAAACAGATGGCTAGTGAAATGCTTTCTCGTTTACGTGAGAATAGTGATTTGAAAGATATTCCTATTCATTTTGCTATCTATAAACAATCAAGTCAAGATTCCATTACACCAGGTGAATTTATAGTTGGTACTACGGTTGAAGAGGGTAAAACTAAAATTAACTCTTGGGATAATATTAATGAAAAAGCAGCCTTAATTCCTTCGTCAACTGCAGCTGATTATGATGAAACGCTGAATAATAACTTTAAACAGTTTAATGATAATTTGCAATCGTATTTTTCAAACTTCACACAAGCAGTTGGTAAGGTTAAATTCGTAAATAAAAAAGCTAAACAACTTACAGTTGATTTGCCTATAGATTATTACGGACAGGCAGAAACGATAGGTATTACACAATATGTTACAGAGCAAGCCGAAAAATATTTTGATAAACTAGATGAGTATGAAATTAGAATCAAAGATGGAAATACTCCACGTGCTCTCATTAGTAAAACTAAAGACGATAAAGAACCACAAGTTCATATCTATCATAATTAG
- the putP gene encoding sodium/proline symporter PutP: MFTLGTALSNQIDANWQTYVMIIVYFIILLIIGFYGYRQATGNLSEFMLGGRSIGPYITALSAGASDMSGWMIMGLPGSVYSTGLSAIWITIGLTLGAYINYFVVAPRLRVYTEIAGDAITLPDFFKNRLDDKKNIIKIISGLIIVVFFTLYTHSGFVSGGKLFESAFGLNYHAGLLIVAIIVIFYTFFGGYLAVSITDFFQGVIMLIAMVMVPIVALLKLNGWDTFHDIAQMKPTTLDLFRGTTVLGIVSLFSWGLGYFGQPHIIVRFMSIKSHKLLPKARRLGISWMAVGLLGAIGVGLTGISFISERHIKLEDPETLFIVMSQILFHPLVGGFLLAAILAAIMSTISSQLLVTSSSLTEDFYKLIRGSDKASSHQKEFVLIGRLSVLLVAIVAITIAWHPNDTILNLVGNAWAGFGAAFSPLVLYSLYWKDLTRAGAISGMVAGAVVVIVWISWIKPLATINAFFGMYEIIPGFIVSVLITYIVSKLTKKPDDYVIENLNKVKHVVKE; encoded by the coding sequence ATGTTTACATTAGGTACAGCTCTCAGTAATCAAATTGATGCAAATTGGCAGACTTACGTTATGATTATTGTCTATTTCATAATCCTTCTAATTATTGGCTTCTATGGTTATCGACAAGCTACTGGAAACTTAAGTGAATTTATGTTGGGGGGACGTAGTATCGGACCATATATCACAGCTTTATCAGCTGGTGCCTCTGACATGTCTGGATGGATGATTATGGGACTTCCAGGTTCAGTATACAGTACAGGTTTATCCGCCATTTGGATAACCATTGGATTAACCTTAGGTGCATACATTAATTATTTTGTTGTTGCTCCAAGACTACGTGTTTATACTGAGATTGCGGGAGATGCTATTACACTCCCAGACTTTTTTAAAAATAGACTAGATGATAAGAAAAATATTATTAAAATTATTTCAGGATTGATTATTGTCGTATTTTTCACTCTATATACGCATTCAGGTTTCGTTTCTGGCGGAAAACTCTTTGAAAGTGCATTTGGATTGAATTATCATGCTGGACTCTTGATAGTGGCTATTATAGTTATTTTTTACACTTTCTTTGGTGGCTATTTAGCTGTATCAATTACTGATTTTTTTCAAGGTGTGATTATGCTTATTGCTATGGTAATGGTACCTATCGTTGCATTGCTTAAACTCAACGGTTGGGATACATTTCATGATATTGCTCAAATGAAACCTACAACCTTAGATTTATTTAGAGGAACCACTGTTTTAGGCATTGTTTCATTATTCTCATGGGGACTCGGATATTTTGGTCAACCACATATTATAGTAAGATTTATGTCTATCAAATCACATAAATTACTACCAAAAGCCAGACGTCTGGGAATAAGTTGGATGGCAGTCGGTCTATTAGGAGCGATTGGTGTGGGATTAACAGGAATTTCATTTATATCTGAAAGACATATTAAATTAGAAGATCCTGAAACACTATTTATTGTGATGAGTCAAATATTATTTCATCCGCTTGTAGGTGGATTTTTATTAGCAGCCATCCTTGCTGCAATAATGAGTACTATCTCTTCACAATTACTAGTAACATCAAGTTCTTTAACTGAAGATTTCTATAAACTAATCAGAGGTTCAGATAAAGCATCATCACACCAAAAAGAGTTTGTTTTGATTGGACGCTTATCAGTTCTACTTGTTGCGATAGTTGCTATTACGATTGCTTGGCATCCAAACGATACAATACTAAATTTAGTTGGTAATGCTTGGGCTGGTTTTGGAGCTGCATTTAGTCCTTTAGTACTCTACTCTTTATATTGGAAAGATTTAACACGTGCAGGAGCTATTAGCGGAATGGTAGCTGGTGCTGTAGTTGTTATTGTTTGGATTTCTTGGATAAAACCCTTGGCTACAATCAATGCATTCTTTGGTATGTATGAAATCATTCCAGGTTTCATAGTTAGCGTATTGATTACGTACATCGTAAGTAAATTAACAAAAAAACCTGATGATTATGTTATTGAAAATCTTAATAAAGTTAAACACGTCGTTAAAGAATAA
- the gatC gene encoding Asp-tRNA(Asn)/Glu-tRNA(Gln) amidotransferase subunit GatC: protein MTKVTREEVEHIANLARLQISPEETEEMANTLESILDFAKQNDSADTEGIEPTYHVLDLQNVLRDDKAIEGIPQELALKNAKETEDGQFKVPSIMNGEDA, encoded by the coding sequence ATGACTAAAGTAACACGTGAAGAAGTTGAACATATTGCTAATTTAGCTAGACTTCAAATTTCTCCTGAAGAAACAGAAGAAATGGCTAATACTTTAGAAAGTATTTTAGATTTTGCGAAACAAAATGATAGTGCCGATACAGAAGGTATTGAGCCAACTTATCACGTATTAGATTTACAAAACGTATTACGTGACGATAAAGCAATCGAGGGCATTCCTCAAGAATTAGCATTGAAAAATGCGAAAGAAACAGAAGATGGTCAATTTAAAGTGCCATCCATCATGAATGGGGAGGACGCTTAA
- the gatA gene encoding Asp-tRNA(Asn)/Glu-tRNA(Gln) amidotransferase subunit GatA produces MSIRFESIEKLTELIKNKEIKPSDVVKDIYAAIEETDPTIKSFLALDKENAIKKAEELDELQAKDQMDGKLFGIPMGIKDNIITKDVETTCASKMLEGFVPIYESTVMNKLHDENAVLIGKLNMDEFAMGGSTETSYFKKTLNPFDHTAVPGGSSGGSAAAVAAGLVPFSLGSDTGGSIRQPASYCGVVGMKPTYGRVSRFGLVAFASSLDQIGPITRNVKDNALVLEAISGVDANDSTSAPVDDVDFTSDIGKDIKGLKIALPKEYLGEGVSEEVKTSVKEAVETLKSLGAEVDEVSLPNTKYGIPSYYVIASSEASANLARFDGIRYGYHSKEAQSLEELYKMSRSEGFGEEVKRRIFLGTFALSSGYYDAYYKKSQKVRTLIKNDFDKVFESYDVVVGPTAPTTAFNIGEEIDDPLTMYANDLLTTPVNLAGLPGISVPCGQSNGRPIGLQLIGKPFDEKTLYRVAYQFETQYNLHDAYENL; encoded by the coding sequence ATGAGTATTCGTTTTGAATCTATCGAAAAATTAACTGAATTAATCAAAAATAAAGAAATTAAACCTTCTGATGTAGTAAAAGATATATACGCAGCTATTGAAGAAACTGATCCAACAATCAAGTCATTCTTAGCTTTAGATAAAGAAAATGCAATAAAAAAAGCCGAAGAATTAGATGAATTACAAGCTAAAGATCAAATGGATGGTAAACTATTTGGAATTCCTATGGGAATCAAAGATAATATCATCACAAAAGATGTAGAAACTACATGTGCAAGTAAAATGTTAGAGGGATTTGTACCTATTTATGAATCAACTGTAATGAACAAACTACATGATGAAAACGCGGTTTTAATTGGTAAATTAAACATGGATGAGTTTGCAATGGGTGGCTCTACAGAGACTTCATATTTTAAGAAAACATTAAATCCTTTCGATCACACAGCAGTACCAGGAGGATCTTCAGGTGGTTCTGCAGCAGCGGTTGCAGCAGGTTTAGTTCCTTTTAGTTTAGGGTCAGACACTGGTGGTTCTATTAGACAACCTGCATCTTATTGTGGTGTTGTTGGTATGAAACCAACTTATGGCCGTGTATCACGTTTCGGTTTAGTTGCATTTGCTTCTTCTTTAGATCAAATTGGACCAATCACGCGTAATGTTAAAGATAACGCATTAGTACTTGAGGCAATTTCCGGTGTAGATGCGAATGATTCTACAAGCGCACCTGTTGATGATGTAGATTTTACTTCTGATATTGGTAAAGATATTAAAGGTCTTAAAATTGCATTACCTAAAGAATATTTAGGTGAGGGTGTAAGTGAAGAAGTTAAGACTTCTGTAAAAGAAGCGGTTGAAACGTTAAAATCACTTGGTGCTGAAGTTGACGAAGTCTCATTACCAAATACAAAATATGGTATTCCATCATATTATGTTATTGCGTCATCAGAGGCTTCAGCAAATTTAGCGCGATTTGATGGTATTAGATATGGATATCATTCTAAAGAAGCACAATCGTTAGAAGAATTATATAAAATGTCTAGATCGGAAGGCTTTGGTGAAGAAGTCAAAAGACGTATCTTCTTAGGTACTTTTGCTTTAAGCTCAGGTTATTACGATGCATACTATAAAAAATCTCAAAAAGTTAGAACGTTAATTAAAAATGATTTTGACAAAGTATTTGAATCTTATGATGTTGTGGTTGGACCGACAGCACCTACAACAGCATTTAATATTGGCGAAGAAATTGATGATCCTTTAACAATGTATGCGAATGACTTATTAACTACACCAGTTAATCTTGCCGGTTTACCTGGTATTTCAGTTCCTTGTGGACAATCAAACGGACGCCCAATTGGTTTACAATTAATTGGTAAACCTTTTGACGAAAAAACGTTATATCGTGTCGCTTATCAATTTGAAACACAATACAACTTACATGACGCATACGAAAATTTATAA